The following proteins are encoded in a genomic region of Phycodurus eques isolate BA_2022a chromosome 11, UOR_Pequ_1.1, whole genome shotgun sequence:
- the ggps1 gene encoding geranylgeranyl pyrophosphate synthase isoform X1: protein MDGELEAASERILLEPYKYLLQLPGKQVRTKLAQAFNHWLNVPEDKLQVIIEVTEMLHNASLLIDDIEDSSNLRRGFPVAHSIYGIPSVINSANYVYFLGLEKVLTLDNPEAVRVFTRQLLELHRGQGLDIHWRDTYTCPTEQEYRDMVLQKTGGLFGLAVGLMQLFSDWKQDLKPLLDTLGLFFQIRDDYANLSSREYSENKSFCEDLTEGKFSFPTIHAIWSRPESTQVQNILRQRTENLDIKRYCVDYLEKVGSFAYTRQTLRDLEAESYRLIREFGGNPQLESLVKLLSRMHQEAETKSNTEQYTSHNR, encoded by the exons atggacgGTGAGCTAGAAGCAGCCTCAGAGCGAATTCTCCTGGAGCCATACAAATACTTGTTGCAACTGCCAG GAAAACAAGTGAGGACAAAACTTGCCCAAGCATTCAACCACTGGCTTAATGTACCAGAGGACAAACTACAG GTGATCATCGAAGTGACTGAGATGCTGCACAACGCTAGCTTGCTCATAGACGACATCGAGGACAGCTCAAATCTGCGGCGAGGCTTCCCCGTGGCCCACAGCATCTACGGCATTCCCTCGGTCATCAACTCTGCCAATTATGTGTACTTCCTGGGTTTGGAGAAGGTATTGACGCTGGACAACCCCGAAGCCGTGCGTGTGTTTACCCGGCAGCTGCTGGAGCTGCACCGTGGCCAGGGCCTCGACATCCACTGGAGGGACACGTACACCTGTCCCACGGAGCAGGAGTACCGCGACATGGTGCTGCAGAAAACCGGGGGTCTCTTTGGCCTGGCCGTGGGACTGATGCAGCTCTTTTCTGATTGGAAGCAAGACCTGAAGCCCCTCCTGGACACGCTGGGCCTTTTCTTTCAGATCCGGGACGACTACGCAAATCTGAGCTCGCGCGAGTACAGTGAGAACAAGAGCTTCTGCGAGGACCTGACAGAGGGCAAGTTCTCTTTCCCCACTATCCACGCTATCTGGTCACGTCCCGAGAGCACCCAGGTGCAGAACATCCTCAGACAGCGAACCGAGAACTTGGACATCAAGCGCTACTGCGTGGACTACCTGGAGAAGGTGGGTTCGTTCGCGTACACCCGTCAGACGCTGCGGGACCTGGAGGCAGAGTCTTACCGTCTAATCAGGGAGTTTGGCGGGAACCCTCAGCTGGAAAGCCTGGTCAAACTCCTCAGCCGCATGCATCAAGAGGCTGAAACGAAGTCGAACACTGAGCAGTACACCAGCCACAACCGCTGA
- the ggps1 gene encoding geranylgeranyl pyrophosphate synthase isoform X2, whose protein sequence is MWWIQKEMPDVIIEVTEMLHNASLLIDDIEDSSNLRRGFPVAHSIYGIPSVINSANYVYFLGLEKVLTLDNPEAVRVFTRQLLELHRGQGLDIHWRDTYTCPTEQEYRDMVLQKTGGLFGLAVGLMQLFSDWKQDLKPLLDTLGLFFQIRDDYANLSSREYSENKSFCEDLTEGKFSFPTIHAIWSRPESTQVQNILRQRTENLDIKRYCVDYLEKVGSFAYTRQTLRDLEAESYRLIREFGGNPQLESLVKLLSRMHQEAETKSNTEQYTSHNR, encoded by the exons atgtgGTGGATCCAAAAGGAAATGCCGGAT GTGATCATCGAAGTGACTGAGATGCTGCACAACGCTAGCTTGCTCATAGACGACATCGAGGACAGCTCAAATCTGCGGCGAGGCTTCCCCGTGGCCCACAGCATCTACGGCATTCCCTCGGTCATCAACTCTGCCAATTATGTGTACTTCCTGGGTTTGGAGAAGGTATTGACGCTGGACAACCCCGAAGCCGTGCGTGTGTTTACCCGGCAGCTGCTGGAGCTGCACCGTGGCCAGGGCCTCGACATCCACTGGAGGGACACGTACACCTGTCCCACGGAGCAGGAGTACCGCGACATGGTGCTGCAGAAAACCGGGGGTCTCTTTGGCCTGGCCGTGGGACTGATGCAGCTCTTTTCTGATTGGAAGCAAGACCTGAAGCCCCTCCTGGACACGCTGGGCCTTTTCTTTCAGATCCGGGACGACTACGCAAATCTGAGCTCGCGCGAGTACAGTGAGAACAAGAGCTTCTGCGAGGACCTGACAGAGGGCAAGTTCTCTTTCCCCACTATCCACGCTATCTGGTCACGTCCCGAGAGCACCCAGGTGCAGAACATCCTCAGACAGCGAACCGAGAACTTGGACATCAAGCGCTACTGCGTGGACTACCTGGAGAAGGTGGGTTCGTTCGCGTACACCCGTCAGACGCTGCGGGACCTGGAGGCAGAGTCTTACCGTCTAATCAGGGAGTTTGGCGGGAACCCTCAGCTGGAAAGCCTGGTCAAACTCCTCAGCCGCATGCATCAAGAGGCTGAAACGAAGTCGAACACTGAGCAGTACACCAGCCACAACCGCTGA
- the b3galnt2 gene encoding UDP-GalNAc:beta-1,3-N-acetylgalactosaminyltransferase 2 isoform X2, producing MGVPFQRRTEKILTPAPFSTSPSQAGQDAEREIVMVSDPAVLVPSDVSAVALDFKVLHPVVITRLGVFPRRTQPKLRSNVTVKLLQLDQEEAIVTARFSAISTGTLLSGIWYKPVEQFILPKGFEGTLVWESSDSEVLTTVNSSCVQLNDGGGVLKISSIAEGILPHRSALGFPGLAGGFTFTIYDSNSLSELLRGRPARMERHASGLRQEDSALKEESLRHGDMVFVDVVDTYRNVPSKLLQFYKWSVGNIDFSLLLKTDDDCYIDMDSVLMKIEHKGLKRSHFWWGNFRQSWAVDRIGKWQELEYPSPAYPAFACGSGYVASRDLVQWLASNADSLKAYQGEDVSMGIWMAAIGPQKYQDPSWLCEKECYLDMLSSPQHTAEELRVLWHRKRTCGDPCGCPWGQ from the exons GCAGGACAGGATGCTGAGAGAGAAATCGTGATGGTGTCCGACCCCGCGGTGCTGGTCCCCTCGGATGTGTCTGCTGTTGCCTTGGATTTTAAGGTGCTCCACCCGGTGGTGATCACCAGACTGGGGGTGTTTCCCCGAAGAACCCAGCCTAAACTTAGGAGCAATGTGACTGTAAAGCTCCTTCAACTGGATCAGGAG GAGGCCATAGTAACGGCTCGCTTCAGCGCCATCAGCACAGGGACCCTTCTAAGCGGAATATGGTACAAACCAGTGGAGCAGTTTATCTTGCCCAAG ggTTTTGAGGGGACACTAGTATGGGAGAGTTCAGATTCAGAAGTACTGACCACAGTCAACTCGTCCTGTGTGCAGCTCAATGATGGAGGAGGTGTACTCAAGATCTCCTCT ATTGCAGAAGGCATACTGCCCCACAGAAGTGCTCTTGGATTTCCTGGTTTGGCTGGAGGATTCACCTTTACCATTTACG ACAGCAACAGTCTGTCTGAGCTCCTGCGGGGCCGTCCAGCCAGGATGGAACGCCACGCCTCGGGGTTGAGGCAGGAGGACTCTGCCTTAAAGGAAGAGAGCCTAAGGCACGGCGACATGGTGTTTGTAGACGTGGTGGACACCTACAGAAACGTGCCTTCCAAACTGCTTCAGTTCTACAAATG GTCTGTGGGAAACATTGATTTCAGTCTGCTCCTGAAGACGGACGATGATTGTTACATCGACATGGACTCAGTATTAATGAAGATCGAGCACAAGGGTCTGAAGCGCAGCCATTTTTGGTGGGGAAA TTTCAGACAGAGCTGGGCAGTGGATCGCATCGGGAAGTGGCAAGAGCTCGAGTACCCCAGTCCCGCCTACCCGGCCTTTGCGTGCGGATCTGGCTATGTGGCGTCACGTGACCTGGTGCAGTGGCTCGCCAGTAATGCAGATAGTCTAAAGGCCTACCAG GGAGAAGATGTGAGCATGGGCATATGGATGGCAGCTATCGGACCACAGAAGTATCAG GACCCCAGCTGGCTCTGTGAAAAAGAATGCTACCTGGACATGCTGTCGTCCCCACAGCACACAGCAGAGGAGCTGCGTGTCCTGTGGCACAGGAAGAGGACGTGTGGTGACCCCTGTGGATGTCCCTGGGGACAGTAA